A genomic region of Glycine max cultivar Williams 82 chromosome 15, Glycine_max_v4.0, whole genome shotgun sequence contains the following coding sequences:
- the LOC100819900 gene encoding probable sugar phosphate/phosphate translocator At3g14410 isoform X1, with amino-acid sequence MADLKNGNFLTYAYILLYIALSSGQIFFNKWVLSSKEINFPYPLGLTLLHMVFSSVLCFVLTKILKVMKVEEGMTPEIYATSVVPIGAMFAMTLWLGNTAYLYISVAFAQMLKAIMPVAVFVLGVAAGLEVMSYKMLSIMSVISFGVLVASYGEININWIGVVYQMGGVVGEALRLIFMEIFVKRKGLKLNPISVMYYVSPCSAICLFLPWIFLEKPKMDEHGPWNFPPVLLILNCLCTFALNLSVFLVITHTSALTIRVAGVVKDWVVVLLSAVLFADTKLTLINLFGYAIAIAGVAAYNNCKLKKETSRDTSDDSNPESSQRQESQPLTSR; translated from the exons ATGGCGGATCTGAAGAACGGTAATTTCCTCACCTACGCGTACATTCTTCTCTACATTGCTCTCTCCAGCGGCCAAATCTTCTTCAACAAG TGGGTTTTGTCCTCTAAGGAAATTAACTTCCCTTATCCTTTGGGCTTGACTCTACTTCACATGGTCTTCTCCTCTGTTCTGTGTTTTGTGTTAACCAAGATTCTGAAG GTTATGAAGGTTGAGGAGGGAATGACTCCTGAAAT ATACGCTACTTCAGTAGTGCCAATTGGGGCCATGTTTGCAATGACTCTTTGGCTGGGAAATACTGCCTACCTGTATATTTCTGTTGCTTTTGCACAAATGCTGAAGGCAATTA TGCCTGTAGCTGTTTTTGTGCTTGGGGTAGCTGCAGGACTTGAGGTAATGAGCTACAAAATGCTATCAATCATGTCTGTGATTAGTTTTGGTGTTCTAGTAGCTTCTTATGGAGAGATAAATATAAACTGGATTGGAGTAGTTTACCAAATGGGAGGTGTTGTTGGTGAAGCTCTGAGACTTATCTTCATGGAGATTTTTGTTAAGAGGAAAGGTCTTAAGTTGAACCCTATATCCGTGATGTATTATGTTAGTCCCTGCAG TGCAATTTGTTTATTCCTTCCATGGATATTTCTGGAGAAACCAAAGATGGATGAACATGGACCGTGGAACTTCCCACCTGTTTTGCTTATCCTCAACTGCCTTTGTACTTTTGCTCTAAACTTATCAGTTTTCCTTGTGATTACACATACAAGTGCTTTAACCATTCGTGTTGCCGGAGTTGTCAAGGATTGGGTGGTTGTCTTACTGTCTGCTGTTCTGTTTGCTGATACAAAGTTAACACTTATCAATTTGTTTGGTTATGCAATTG CCATTGCTGGGGTAGCGGCATATAATAATTGCAAGTTGAAAAAAGAAACCTCTCGTGACACCTCAGATGATTCCAACCCTGAATCTTCCCAAAGGCAAGAGTCTCAGCCTTTAACAAGTAGATAG
- the LOC100819900 gene encoding probable sugar phosphate/phosphate translocator At3g14410 isoform X2, producing MVFSSVLCFVLTKILKVMKVEEGMTPEIYATSVVPIGAMFAMTLWLGNTAYLYISVAFAQMLKAIMPVAVFVLGVAAGLEVMSYKMLSIMSVISFGVLVASYGEININWIGVVYQMGGVVGEALRLIFMEIFVKRKGLKLNPISVMYYVSPCSAICLFLPWIFLEKPKMDEHGPWNFPPVLLILNCLCTFALNLSVFLVITHTSALTIRVAGVVKDWVVVLLSAVLFADTKLTLINLFGYAIAIAGVAAYNNCKLKKETSRDTSDDSNPESSQRQESQPLTSR from the exons ATGGTCTTCTCCTCTGTTCTGTGTTTTGTGTTAACCAAGATTCTGAAG GTTATGAAGGTTGAGGAGGGAATGACTCCTGAAAT ATACGCTACTTCAGTAGTGCCAATTGGGGCCATGTTTGCAATGACTCTTTGGCTGGGAAATACTGCCTACCTGTATATTTCTGTTGCTTTTGCACAAATGCTGAAGGCAATTA TGCCTGTAGCTGTTTTTGTGCTTGGGGTAGCTGCAGGACTTGAGGTAATGAGCTACAAAATGCTATCAATCATGTCTGTGATTAGTTTTGGTGTTCTAGTAGCTTCTTATGGAGAGATAAATATAAACTGGATTGGAGTAGTTTACCAAATGGGAGGTGTTGTTGGTGAAGCTCTGAGACTTATCTTCATGGAGATTTTTGTTAAGAGGAAAGGTCTTAAGTTGAACCCTATATCCGTGATGTATTATGTTAGTCCCTGCAG TGCAATTTGTTTATTCCTTCCATGGATATTTCTGGAGAAACCAAAGATGGATGAACATGGACCGTGGAACTTCCCACCTGTTTTGCTTATCCTCAACTGCCTTTGTACTTTTGCTCTAAACTTATCAGTTTTCCTTGTGATTACACATACAAGTGCTTTAACCATTCGTGTTGCCGGAGTTGTCAAGGATTGGGTGGTTGTCTTACTGTCTGCTGTTCTGTTTGCTGATACAAAGTTAACACTTATCAATTTGTTTGGTTATGCAATTG CCATTGCTGGGGTAGCGGCATATAATAATTGCAAGTTGAAAAAAGAAACCTCTCGTGACACCTCAGATGATTCCAACCCTGAATCTTCCCAAAGGCAAGAGTCTCAGCCTTTAACAAGTAGATAG
- the LOC100820436 gene encoding ubiquitin carboxyl-terminal hydrolase 25 isoform X2: protein MALQMTWQPSLLSQKRKTGTGPPLGLRNLGNSCYLNSVLQCLTYTPPLANFCLRLQHSSLCDSSASSCPFCILEKQIARSLRLDLTYDAPSKIQSCIRIFAENFRCGRQEDAHEFLRYVIDACHNTCLRLKKLRRKGAEANGGGGGDTGGGTVVKEIFGGALQSQVKCLCCGYESNKVDEIMDISLDVFHSNSLKDSMQKFFQPEVLDGNNKYKCDSCKKLVAAKKQMSILQAPNILVIQLKRFEGILGGKIDKAVAFEEVLVLSSFMCKASQDPQPEYKLFGTIVHSGYSPESGHYYAYIKDAMGRWYCCDDSCVTVATLQEVLSEKVYILFFSRTNQRPVASCNSLASNGVKPHSNGSQTSECPKVGVPPKAVHVKSNSELSPCKDMPSVSKTAKAPSSSRVKFDINGSSSKRNPAPVSVNGKVDVSRNQPSVINGHVKDSVSLENGKKDSSLPTSNGIDKNKVAVDKLKRKESTVTNGHTGNQTVDIHSVKSDLKEDTDRSRVIAGRVPDNFKHESNDLNNKPTILGNKRKLQEDPCILLAHDGQSQARVQELKDILGKEAKSVLRSCGWTDKVYEFMRSKKLHAQEAGNLTNGDEIRKLLIGDAQGAFISKIPESLKQDMIERLRSFSQEKKYNFQDLDPRMVREC, encoded by the exons ATGGCCCTGCAGATGACTTGGCAGCCGAGTCTCCTGAGTCAGAAACGCAAAACCGGAACCGGTCCTCCGTTAGGGCTCCGTAACCTAGGCAACTCGTGCTACCTCAACAGCGTCCTCCAGTGCCTCACCTACACTCCTCCTCTCGCCAATTTCTGCCTCCGTCTCCAACACTCTTCTCTCT GTGATTCTTCTGCGTCTTCGTGTCCGTTCTGCATACTGGAGAAGCAGATTGCGCGTTCTCTTCGATTGGATCTCACGTACGACGCGCCGTCTAAGATCCAGAGCTGCATCCGGATCTTCGCGGAGAACTTCCGCTGCGGCCGCCAGGAGGACGCGCACGAGTTCCTCCGCTACGTCATCGACGCCTGCCACAACACCTGCCTCCGCCTCAAGAAGCTCCGCCGCAAAGGCGCCGAGGCTAATGGCGGCGGTGGCGGTGACACTGGCGGCGGTACGGTGGTGAAGGAAATTTTCGGTGGCGCCTTGCAGAGCCAGGTGAAGTGTCTGTGTTGTGGATATGAGTCGAATAAGGTTGACGAGATAATGGATATTAGTCTTGATGTTTTCCATAGTAACTCGCTTAAAGACTCCATGCAAAAGTTCTTTCAGCCTGAGGTTTTAGATGGCAACAATAAGTACAAGTGTGATAG TTGTAAGAAATTGGTGGCAGCTAAGAAGCAGATGTCCATACTTCAAGCACCTAACATCCTTGTGATACAACTAAAG AGATTTGAGGGTATATTGGGTGGCAAGATTGACAAGGCTGTTGCATTTGAAGAGGTTTTGGTGCTTTCTAGCTTCATGTGTAAAGCAAGCCAG GATCCCCAACCGGAATATAAGCTCTTTGGCACTATTGTGCATTCCGGCTACTCCCCCGAATCTGGTCACTACTACGCTTATATAAAG GATGCAATGGGTCGGTGGTATTGCTGTGATGATTCTTGTGTAACTGTTGCAACCCTGCAGGAAGTTTTGTCAGAAAAGGTTtacattctttttttctctcgaaCTAACCAAAGGCCAGTGGCAAGTTGTAATTCTCTTGCTTCAAATGGTGTAAAGCCTCATTCCAATGGGAGCCAAACATCTGAATGCCCAAAGGTTGGTGTACCACCAAAAGCAGTGCATGTGAAATCAAATTCTGAGCTATCTCCTTGTAAGGATATGCCAAGTGTATCTAAGACTGCTAAAGCACCTTCCAGCTCAAGAGTGAAGTTTGACATTAATGGAAGTTCTTCTAAAAGAAATCCTGCTCCCGTGAGTGTGAATGGGAAAGTTGATGTTTCTAGGAATCAGCCTTCAGTAATAAATGGGCATGTGAAAGATTCAGTTTCTTTGGAGAATGGTAAGAAAGATTCTTCACTACCCACCAGCAATGGCATTGACAAAAATAAAGTTGCTGTTgacaaattgaaaagaaaggaGTCAACAGTTACAAATGGACACACTGGTAATCAGACAGTTGATATTCATTCTGTAAAGTCAGATCTCAAGGAAGATACTGATAGAAGCAGGGTAATAGCAGGTAGAGTGCCTGACAATTTTAAGCATGAAAGCAATGACCTCAACAACAAACCTACAATATTGGGGAATAAGAGAAAGCTACAGGAGGACCCATGCATTTTACTTGCACATGATGGTCAGTCTCAAGCAAGAGTTCAAGAACTGAAGGACAT TCTTGGGAAAGAGGCAAAGTCAGTTTTGAGGTCATGTGGCTGGACAGATAAGGTCTATGAATTTATGCGTTCAAAGAAGTTACATGCACAGGAGGCTGGAAATTTGACAAATGGAGATGAAATAAG GAAGTTGTTAATAGGAGATGCACAGGGAGCTTTCATATCCAAGATTCCCGAGTCATTGAAACAGGATATGATTGAACGACTCCGATCATTTagccaagaaaaaaaatacaattttcagGACCTTGATCCGAGAATGGTACGAG AATGTTGA
- the LOC100820436 gene encoding ubiquitin carboxyl-terminal hydrolase 25 isoform X1 has protein sequence MALQMTWQPSLLSQKRKTGTGPPLGLRNLGNSCYLNSVLQCLTYTPPLANFCLRLQHSSLCDSSASSCPFCILEKQIARSLRLDLTYDAPSKIQSCIRIFAENFRCGRQEDAHEFLRYVIDACHNTCLRLKKLRRKGAEANGGGGGDTGGGTVVKEIFGGALQSQVKCLCCGYESNKVDEIMDISLDVFHSNSLKDSMQKFFQPEVLDGNNKYKCDSCKKLVAAKKQMSILQAPNILVIQLKRFEGILGGKIDKAVAFEEVLVLSSFMCKASQDPQPEYKLFGTIVHSGYSPESGHYYAYIKDAMGRWYCCDDSCVTVATLQEVLSEKVYILFFSRTNQRPVASCNSLASNGVKPHSNGSQTSECPKVGVPPKAVHVKSNSELSPCKDMPSVSKTAKAPSSSRVKFDINGSSSKRNPAPVSVNGKVDVSRNQPSVINGHVKDSVSLENGKKDSSLPTSNGIDKNKVAVDKLKRKESTVTNGHTGNQTVDIHSVKSDLKEDTDRSRVIAGRVPDNFKHESNDLNNKPTILGNKRKLQEDPCILLAHDGQSQARVQELKDILGKEAKSVLRSCGWTDKVYEFMRSKKLHAQEAGNLTNGDEIRKLLIGDAQGAFISKIPESLKQDMIERLRSFSQEKKYNFQDLDPRMNVDLSC, from the exons ATGGCCCTGCAGATGACTTGGCAGCCGAGTCTCCTGAGTCAGAAACGCAAAACCGGAACCGGTCCTCCGTTAGGGCTCCGTAACCTAGGCAACTCGTGCTACCTCAACAGCGTCCTCCAGTGCCTCACCTACACTCCTCCTCTCGCCAATTTCTGCCTCCGTCTCCAACACTCTTCTCTCT GTGATTCTTCTGCGTCTTCGTGTCCGTTCTGCATACTGGAGAAGCAGATTGCGCGTTCTCTTCGATTGGATCTCACGTACGACGCGCCGTCTAAGATCCAGAGCTGCATCCGGATCTTCGCGGAGAACTTCCGCTGCGGCCGCCAGGAGGACGCGCACGAGTTCCTCCGCTACGTCATCGACGCCTGCCACAACACCTGCCTCCGCCTCAAGAAGCTCCGCCGCAAAGGCGCCGAGGCTAATGGCGGCGGTGGCGGTGACACTGGCGGCGGTACGGTGGTGAAGGAAATTTTCGGTGGCGCCTTGCAGAGCCAGGTGAAGTGTCTGTGTTGTGGATATGAGTCGAATAAGGTTGACGAGATAATGGATATTAGTCTTGATGTTTTCCATAGTAACTCGCTTAAAGACTCCATGCAAAAGTTCTTTCAGCCTGAGGTTTTAGATGGCAACAATAAGTACAAGTGTGATAG TTGTAAGAAATTGGTGGCAGCTAAGAAGCAGATGTCCATACTTCAAGCACCTAACATCCTTGTGATACAACTAAAG AGATTTGAGGGTATATTGGGTGGCAAGATTGACAAGGCTGTTGCATTTGAAGAGGTTTTGGTGCTTTCTAGCTTCATGTGTAAAGCAAGCCAG GATCCCCAACCGGAATATAAGCTCTTTGGCACTATTGTGCATTCCGGCTACTCCCCCGAATCTGGTCACTACTACGCTTATATAAAG GATGCAATGGGTCGGTGGTATTGCTGTGATGATTCTTGTGTAACTGTTGCAACCCTGCAGGAAGTTTTGTCAGAAAAGGTTtacattctttttttctctcgaaCTAACCAAAGGCCAGTGGCAAGTTGTAATTCTCTTGCTTCAAATGGTGTAAAGCCTCATTCCAATGGGAGCCAAACATCTGAATGCCCAAAGGTTGGTGTACCACCAAAAGCAGTGCATGTGAAATCAAATTCTGAGCTATCTCCTTGTAAGGATATGCCAAGTGTATCTAAGACTGCTAAAGCACCTTCCAGCTCAAGAGTGAAGTTTGACATTAATGGAAGTTCTTCTAAAAGAAATCCTGCTCCCGTGAGTGTGAATGGGAAAGTTGATGTTTCTAGGAATCAGCCTTCAGTAATAAATGGGCATGTGAAAGATTCAGTTTCTTTGGAGAATGGTAAGAAAGATTCTTCACTACCCACCAGCAATGGCATTGACAAAAATAAAGTTGCTGTTgacaaattgaaaagaaaggaGTCAACAGTTACAAATGGACACACTGGTAATCAGACAGTTGATATTCATTCTGTAAAGTCAGATCTCAAGGAAGATACTGATAGAAGCAGGGTAATAGCAGGTAGAGTGCCTGACAATTTTAAGCATGAAAGCAATGACCTCAACAACAAACCTACAATATTGGGGAATAAGAGAAAGCTACAGGAGGACCCATGCATTTTACTTGCACATGATGGTCAGTCTCAAGCAAGAGTTCAAGAACTGAAGGACAT TCTTGGGAAAGAGGCAAAGTCAGTTTTGAGGTCATGTGGCTGGACAGATAAGGTCTATGAATTTATGCGTTCAAAGAAGTTACATGCACAGGAGGCTGGAAATTTGACAAATGGAGATGAAATAAG GAAGTTGTTAATAGGAGATGCACAGGGAGCTTTCATATCCAAGATTCCCGAGTCATTGAAACAGGATATGATTGAACGACTCCGATCATTTagccaagaaaaaaaatacaattttcagGACCTTGATCCGAGAATG AATGTTGATCTGTCGTGCTAG